In Pirellulales bacterium, the following are encoded in one genomic region:
- the cysD gene encoding sulfate adenylyltransferase subunit CysD produces MTAPLAAPSVAAAERTPPAHRDDHLRHLEAESVHILREVVAEFEKPVLLYSIGKDSSVILHLARKAFFPAPLPFPLLHVDSTWEFREMIEFREEYVRRALGLEVIVAVNEDGVRAGVNPFDHAGGAYTDVMRTQPLKQALDDHRFDAAIGGGRRDEERSRAKERVFSFRDRRHRWDPRNQRPELWNVYNTWHRRGECFRVFPLSNWTEADVWLYILQEQIPIVPLYLAKPRPVVDRDGELLVVDDERMRLLPGETPSVRMVRFRTLGCYPLTGAVESTATTLAAVVDETLTARRSERYGRAVDRDEAAAMERKKREGYF; encoded by the coding sequence ATGACAGCGCCGCTTGCCGCTCCCTCCGTCGCCGCTGCGGAACGAACGCCTCCCGCGCACCGGGACGATCACCTGCGCCATTTGGAAGCGGAGAGCGTTCATATCCTCCGCGAGGTCGTCGCCGAATTCGAGAAGCCCGTGCTGCTGTACTCGATCGGCAAAGACTCCTCGGTCATTCTCCACTTGGCGCGGAAGGCGTTCTTCCCGGCTCCGCTCCCATTTCCGTTGCTCCACGTCGACTCGACGTGGGAGTTTCGCGAAATGATCGAGTTTCGCGAGGAATACGTCCGTCGCGCTCTGGGGCTCGAGGTGATCGTCGCCGTCAACGAGGACGGGGTCCGGGCGGGAGTGAATCCGTTCGATCACGCCGGCGGGGCCTACACCGACGTCATGCGAACGCAGCCGCTCAAGCAGGCTCTGGACGATCATCGGTTCGACGCTGCGATCGGCGGCGGGCGACGTGACGAGGAGCGATCGCGTGCCAAGGAACGCGTGTTCTCCTTTCGCGATCGGCGCCACCGCTGGGACCCCCGCAATCAACGTCCCGAACTGTGGAACGTCTACAACACGTGGCATCGCCGCGGCGAATGCTTCCGCGTTTTTCCGTTGTCGAATTGGACGGAGGCGGACGTCTGGCTGTACATCCTCCAAGAGCAAATTCCGATCGTGCCTCTCTACCTCGCCAAACCGCGGCCCGTCGTCGATCGCGACGGCGAGTTGCTCGTCGTCGACGACGAGCGGATGCGACTCCTTCCCGGCGAGACGCCGAGCGTCCGGATGGTTCGGTTTCGCACGCTCGGCTGCTACCCGTTGACGGGCGCCGTCGAATCGACGGCGACGACGCTCGCAGCCGTGGTCGACGAAACGCTGACCGCCCGCCGTTCGGAGCGGTACGGCCGAGCCGTCGATCGCGACGAAGCGGCGGCGATGGAACGCAAGAAGCGCGAGGGCTATTTTTAG
- a CDS encoding alpha-L-fucosidase, which translates to MRRHVRACSATFAATCLVVGGTVASRSFAQPPEGTSPASDSRNRADEVEAFLDLGLGLFIHWGLDVQYGAVISHSLVGADNSYRDRFFRELPQTFDPCDYDPARWAALARTCGFKYAVLTAKHHSGFCLFPTTTTTFDVESSRYGKDVVGPYMQAFRAEGLKAGLYFSPEDFSLLHAQGRVPARAIERGYTQLSQNRELEAYCRRQIEELCDAYDPVDLWFFDSLEPPDALKKLVWDRNPRTLVTRGAMSTPEQNLGDVPPGQPWEACYTLGDQWQYRGVHETYKTGRQLIQILVETRARGGNLLLNVGPDSYGRIPPEQEALLRELGLWLFINGEAIYNVRPWHVSREGRTWFTQAKDGEAVYAVLSGEEAWPLGERRTLCLKSLRLSDESEVSVLGHGGQVLEYEPDADPTPTAKQTAAGVELSVMRAQRIYNDRKWPNQVVVKITRPLPPDAVR; encoded by the coding sequence ATGCGACGCCACGTGAGAGCATGCTCGGCGACGTTTGCGGCGACCTGCCTGGTGGTCGGCGGGACGGTCGCGTCCCGGTCGTTTGCACAACCGCCCGAAGGGACCTCGCCCGCCTCGGACAGCCGCAATCGCGCGGACGAAGTCGAGGCCTTCCTGGATTTGGGGCTGGGGCTGTTCATTCACTGGGGGCTCGACGTCCAGTACGGCGCGGTCATCAGTCATTCGCTGGTGGGGGCCGACAATTCCTATCGCGACCGATTCTTCCGCGAGTTGCCGCAGACGTTCGATCCGTGCGACTACGACCCGGCCCGGTGGGCGGCGCTGGCCCGCACGTGCGGGTTCAAGTACGCCGTCTTGACCGCCAAGCATCACAGCGGCTTCTGTCTCTTTCCTACGACGACCACGACCTTCGACGTCGAGTCGTCCCGTTACGGAAAGGACGTCGTCGGTCCGTACATGCAGGCGTTCCGCGCCGAAGGACTCAAAGCGGGGCTCTATTTTTCGCCCGAGGATTTCTCTCTGCTCCATGCCCAGGGCCGCGTCCCGGCCCGGGCGATCGAGCGCGGCTACACCCAGCTCAGCCAGAACAGGGAGCTCGAAGCCTACTGCCGCCGACAGATCGAGGAACTCTGCGACGCCTACGACCCGGTCGATTTGTGGTTCTTCGACAGTTTGGAGCCCCCTGATGCGCTCAAGAAGCTGGTGTGGGATCGCAACCCCCGCACGCTGGTCACGCGCGGAGCGATGTCCACGCCGGAACAGAATCTGGGCGACGTGCCGCCAGGACAACCGTGGGAGGCCTGCTACACGCTGGGCGACCAGTGGCAGTACCGCGGCGTCCACGAGACGTACAAGACCGGCCGACAGCTCATCCAAATCTTGGTCGAAACGCGAGCCCGCGGGGGCAACCTGCTCTTGAACGTCGGCCCCGACTCCTACGGACGAATCCCGCCCGAGCAAGAAGCGTTGCTTCGCGAGCTTGGCTTGTGGCTGTTCATCAACGGCGAAGCGATCTACAACGTTCGCCCCTGGCACGTGAGCCGCGAGGGGCGCACTTGGTTCACGCAAGCCAAGGACGGCGAGGCCGTCTACGCAGTGCTCTCCGGGGAAGAGGCGTGGCCCCTCGGCGAGCGGCGAACCCTCTGTCTCAAGTCCCTGCGGCTCAGCGACGAATCGGAAGTCTCGGTGTTGGGCCACGGCGGCCAAGTCCTCGAATACGAGCCCGACGCGGATCCGACGCCGACTGCGAAACAAACCGCCGCCGGAGTCGAACTCTCGGTGATGCGCGCCCAGCGGATCTACAACGATCGGAAGTGGCCGAATCAAGTCGTCGTCAAGATCACCCGTCCCCTGCCTCCTGACGCCGTTCGCTAG
- a CDS encoding DUF2309 domain-containing protein has protein sequence MSVASHLQLVPPRAIDAPLAPFSTPVAEACDENLEATLERVIEKIAPVWPLADYVAVNPYQGYGTEEWLAARRDLQRVSAGELLMPLEHYRTQFQEGRFTLADVDAAIDELLRDGVPGAGRLESCWIGSLLTGRAQWSDPPADEAGSARHPRFEPLAAVVDRYAGTEWSQILLEEIGKHCAAHYDQGQSAWVSPWKRRSLYQAWRSAALIDKRVELLGLTGFRAFVRRLPDDPTSAVAALLARLGVPASLQEFVLLAAAHAVLGWSSWAKFQRLQGERRGEQNDDFVGLLAMRLAYDAAVSERHRIEVAWSTLAACSTPATDGGPDGALLRYCLLRAAEIAYRRDLLSRLASDASPSSSRAAGADPSRKLARLVFCIDVRSERIRRALESCSAEIATSGFAGFFGIPMEFLPCGATQGSTRVPALLAPEIRVVERVADDKQAPGLLAKRAFVRAVRRAEKAFQNSAIGGFGFVETSGWRAGVRMLRRTLGFGGRPNDGRCDGLTNAERGASGPSRFRLDAPGLAPSRRLDLAHAILRNAGIATEFPRLVVFCGHGTAVANNPLQAGLECGACGGHSGEANAQFAAALLNDADVRRGLAERGVDVPADTHFLAALHETTTDAITFFLADVPDSHAADVQLLQTVAHVAAGKARQERLPTLACRDDAELVRRGRDWSEVRPEWGLVGNAAFVIGPRELTRGARLDGRVFLHDYDHRSDLDGSTLELIMTAPLVVAQWINLQYYASTVDNAQYGCGTKTTHNVVGRFGLVAGGGGDLLTGLPVESLHDGTRWRHEPLRLQAVVAAPRQAIERILAAHASLRAQIANGWLHLVALDEGRFFRFTRRGSWLPIRVAHAMELRNEPLAPADAGRS, from the coding sequence ATGTCCGTCGCATCCCACTTGCAGCTCGTTCCGCCTCGAGCGATCGACGCCCCCCTCGCCCCTTTCTCGACGCCAGTTGCGGAGGCCTGCGACGAGAATCTGGAGGCGACCCTCGAGCGGGTGATCGAGAAAATAGCCCCCGTCTGGCCGCTGGCCGACTATGTCGCCGTCAATCCCTACCAAGGGTACGGCACGGAGGAATGGCTCGCCGCGCGCCGCGATCTGCAGCGCGTGTCCGCCGGCGAACTGCTGATGCCGTTGGAACACTACCGCACTCAGTTCCAAGAGGGTCGCTTCACCCTCGCCGACGTCGACGCGGCGATCGACGAACTCTTGCGAGACGGCGTCCCGGGGGCGGGCCGGCTCGAGTCGTGTTGGATCGGGTCCCTGCTCACGGGCCGGGCGCAGTGGTCCGACCCCCCCGCCGACGAGGCGGGGTCGGCTCGCCATCCGCGCTTCGAGCCGCTGGCGGCCGTCGTCGATCGTTACGCCGGGACCGAATGGTCGCAAATCCTCCTGGAAGAGATCGGCAAGCATTGTGCCGCTCACTACGACCAGGGGCAGTCGGCGTGGGTCAGTCCGTGGAAACGACGGTCGCTCTATCAGGCGTGGCGTTCGGCCGCACTCATCGACAAACGCGTCGAGCTGCTGGGCCTGACCGGCTTTCGCGCGTTCGTGCGACGACTTCCGGACGATCCGACGTCCGCCGTCGCGGCGTTGCTCGCGCGACTTGGCGTGCCGGCTTCCCTGCAGGAATTCGTCCTCCTCGCCGCCGCGCATGCGGTCCTCGGGTGGAGCTCCTGGGCCAAGTTCCAGCGCCTCCAGGGGGAACGCCGCGGCGAACAGAACGACGATTTCGTCGGTCTCCTGGCGATGCGGCTGGCGTACGACGCGGCCGTCTCGGAGCGACATCGGATCGAAGTCGCCTGGAGCACTCTGGCCGCCTGTTCGACCCCCGCGACCGACGGCGGTCCTGACGGAGCGCTCCTGCGGTATTGCCTCTTGCGCGCCGCCGAGATCGCCTATCGTCGCGACCTCTTGAGTCGGCTGGCGAGCGACGCGTCCCCCTCTAGCTCGCGCGCCGCCGGCGCCGACCCCTCGCGAAAGCTCGCTCGGCTGGTGTTCTGCATCGACGTCCGCTCGGAACGGATTCGGCGTGCGCTGGAGTCCTGCTCGGCCGAAATCGCGACCAGCGGGTTCGCGGGCTTTTTCGGCATCCCGATGGAATTCCTTCCGTGTGGCGCGACGCAAGGTTCGACGCGCGTTCCGGCCCTCCTCGCGCCCGAAATCCGAGTCGTCGAACGCGTGGCGGACGACAAACAAGCGCCGGGGCTCCTCGCCAAGCGAGCCTTCGTCCGCGCCGTGCGACGGGCCGAGAAAGCCTTTCAAAATTCGGCGATCGGCGGATTCGGATTCGTCGAGACGAGCGGCTGGCGGGCCGGCGTCCGGATGCTCCGGCGGACGCTCGGGTTCGGCGGCCGCCCGAACGACGGTCGATGCGACGGACTGACGAACGCGGAGCGCGGCGCCTCGGGGCCGAGTCGCTTCCGGCTCGATGCGCCGGGGCTTGCTCCTTCCCGCCGGCTCGACTTGGCCCACGCGATCCTGCGAAACGCCGGGATCGCAACCGAGTTTCCGCGACTCGTCGTCTTCTGCGGGCACGGTACCGCCGTCGCGAACAACCCGCTCCAAGCCGGCTTGGAATGCGGCGCCTGCGGCGGCCACAGCGGGGAGGCGAACGCGCAGTTCGCAGCCGCGCTGCTCAACGACGCGGACGTTCGCCGAGGACTGGCCGAGCGCGGCGTCGACGTCCCTGCGGACACGCATTTCCTGGCTGCGCTCCATGAGACGACGACCGACGCGATCACGTTCTTCCTCGCCGACGTCCCCGATTCGCACGCCGCGGACGTCCAATTGCTCCAGACGGTCGCCCATGTCGCCGCCGGAAAAGCGCGGCAGGAACGCTTGCCGACGCTCGCCTGCCGCGATGACGCCGAACTGGTCCGCCGGGGGCGGGACTGGTCGGAGGTCCGGCCTGAATGGGGGCTCGTCGGCAACGCCGCCTTCGTGATCGGTCCCCGCGAACTCACCCGGGGAGCCCGCCTGGACGGGCGGGTCTTCCTTCATGACTACGACCATCGCTCCGACCTCGACGGATCGACGCTCGAGCTGATCATGACCGCCCCGCTGGTCGTCGCCCAATGGATCAACCTGCAGTACTACGCCTCGACGGTCGACAACGCTCAGTACGGGTGCGGGACCAAGACGACCCATAACGTCGTCGGCCGTTTCGGGCTCGTCGCCGGGGGCGGCGGCGACCTGCTCACTGGACTTCCCGTGGAATCGCTCCACGACGGGACGCGGTGGCGTCACGAACCGTTGCGCCTCCAGGCCGTCGTCGCCGCGCCGCGGCAAGCGATCGAGCGCATCCTTGCCGCGCACGCCTCGTTGCGAGCCCAAATCGCAAACGGCTGGCTGCATCTGGTCGCCCTCGACGAGGGTCGGTTCTTCCGCTTCACGCGTCGGGGATCGTGGCTGCCGATTCGAGTCGCTCACGCCATGGAACTTCGGAACGAACCTCTCGCCCCCGCGGACGCCGGCCGCTCGTGA
- a CDS encoding MarR family transcriptional regulator: MSRLRSLFPHRRVMPRSKPGSRSSSARASGRSEQAPAPPAAGTPHRWTFLTNHAHVLILLHAQPQLVLRQVAAQVGITERAVQRIVQELEEAGFIERERVGRKNEYRVLTDQPLRHPIEAHRRIGDLLKLIVG; the protein is encoded by the coding sequence ATGAGCAGGCTCCGTTCCCTATTCCCGCACAGGCGCGTCATGCCCCGCTCCAAGCCCGGTTCTCGCTCCTCCTCCGCCCGAGCTTCCGGGCGATCGGAGCAGGCCCCCGCTCCCCCCGCAGCAGGGACTCCTCATCGCTGGACGTTTCTTACCAATCATGCCCACGTCCTGATCCTGCTCCACGCCCAGCCGCAGTTGGTGCTGCGACAGGTCGCGGCCCAGGTGGGGATCACGGAACGAGCGGTGCAGCGGATCGTGCAGGAACTCGAAGAGGCCGGCTTCATCGAGCGCGAACGGGTCGGACGGAAGAACGAATATCGGGTGCTGACCGATCAGCCCCTGCGCCATCCGATCGAGGCTCACCGCCGAATCGGAGATCTGCTGAAATTGATCGTCGGCTGA
- a CDS encoding alginate lyase family protein — MNQTPNCPLRRQAGLHANSWRRAAWCAVAGLALEATARAQGPDSAASIVGAAPSSIQASAVLWRLDDMARIKQVASTESEHPWTDALAALREEADEALALGPYSVMHKEQSPPSGDKHDYMSQGPYWWPDPKSQDGLPYVKRDGVVNPEYYAISDERELQAMSQAVETLALGYYYFDDEKYAQRAAQLLRIWFLDPATRMNPHMKYGQGVPGLTEGRCYGLIESSELIHVVAAMSFLESSPAWSAESRAGLGAWFADFLAWIQSSELGRRESREHNNHGTYHDAQASAFALFIGQPETARTILEQAAEKRIAAHVQGDGRQPHELSRTRSWSYCVMNLRGLIMLASMGDAVGVDLWGYESPQGGSIRGALAYLTPFGEPGAVWPYKEISQGPPTGLYALQVRAATKFADRPALRQALERLDARDRVRLTTWQ; from the coding sequence ATGAATCAAACTCCGAATTGCCCGCTGCGGCGACAGGCCGGCCTGCACGCCAATTCCTGGCGCCGGGCGGCGTGGTGCGCCGTCGCCGGCCTCGCGCTCGAGGCGACGGCCAGAGCCCAAGGACCAGACTCGGCCGCTTCGATTGTCGGCGCAGCGCCGTCGTCGATCCAGGCCAGCGCCGTCCTGTGGCGCCTCGACGACATGGCTCGCATCAAGCAGGTCGCCTCGACGGAGTCGGAGCACCCCTGGACCGACGCCCTGGCCGCGCTTCGCGAAGAGGCCGACGAGGCGCTCGCGCTGGGCCCCTATTCGGTGATGCACAAAGAGCAGTCCCCTCCGAGCGGCGACAAGCACGACTACATGAGCCAGGGCCCCTACTGGTGGCCCGATCCCAAATCCCAAGACGGGCTCCCCTACGTCAAGCGAGACGGCGTGGTCAATCCCGAGTACTACGCGATCTCCGACGAGCGCGAGCTGCAAGCGATGTCGCAGGCCGTCGAGACGCTCGCCTTGGGCTACTACTATTTCGACGACGAGAAATACGCCCAGCGCGCGGCGCAACTGCTGCGAATCTGGTTTCTCGACCCCGCGACGCGGATGAATCCCCACATGAAGTACGGCCAGGGGGTTCCCGGTCTCACCGAGGGTCGCTGCTACGGACTCATCGAATCGAGCGAGCTGATCCACGTCGTCGCGGCGATGTCGTTTCTGGAGTCGTCTCCGGCCTGGAGTGCGGAGTCCCGCGCGGGGCTCGGCGCTTGGTTCGCCGACTTCCTCGCCTGGATTCAGTCAAGCGAGCTCGGGCGCAGGGAGTCGCGCGAACACAACAACCACGGCACTTATCACGACGCTCAAGCCTCCGCGTTCGCCTTGTTCATCGGACAACCGGAGACGGCCCGCACGATCCTCGAACAAGCGGCCGAAAAACGAATCGCGGCCCACGTCCAGGGCGACGGGCGACAACCGCACGAGTTGAGCCGCACGCGAAGCTGGTCCTACTGCGTCATGAACCTCCGGGGGCTGATCATGCTGGCCTCCATGGGGGACGCCGTCGGGGTCGATCTGTGGGGCTACGAAAGTCCCCAGGGGGGGAGCATCCGCGGGGCGCTGGCCTACCTGACGCCGTTCGGCGAACCAGGCGCCGTCTGGCCTTACAAGGAAATCAGCCAAGGGCCTCCCACGGGCCTTTACGCGCTCCAGGTCCGTGCCGCAACAAAGTTCGCCGATCGGCCGGCGCTCCGCCAGGCGCTCGAGCGCCTTGACGCGCGCGATCGAGTCCGCCTGACGACGTGGCAGTAA
- a CDS encoding right-handed parallel beta-helix repeat-containing protein, which translates to MKRLKLSLPSALLAAVVCGFAPTQAAGSEWRLAPHGDDRAAGTADAPLASLHEALQRLRTWRQADVSNIDAVATIRLTAGDYPIRQTVELRGRHSRVEICREGPGPVRLLAGTTIPGSAWRPAAGGPAAEIADEIRSHVLQVDLAALGVGPLPELPPSWHGAWPAPELYFGGKPMTPARWPNEGWAEFDEVVRRDAVDASRGAGGTIVYAGPRPDRWNVERGAWLHGYWSRDWADEVLQIAEIDLSKKRLALAAKHRFDFPEDAWLKRFPRRYYAVHVLAELDAPGEWWLDRTANVLYFYPPGSVAEEETLLSDLDAPIVTVRGAAHVTLRGLTLEGGHGDGFDVRGCRDVVVAQCTVRNLGGYGAVVRDSFDCRIERCQLHQLGRGGVDLDCGVRKTLVCGNCSVLDCRIREFGRLQRTYAPGVRLHGVGNRVAHNEIAFAPHSAVIYGGNEHVIELNEVHHVALETSDVGAIYTGRDWASRGNVVRHNFIHHLTSFGQVGAMGVYLDDCDSGDTIAGNVFYRASRATFIGGGRDNLVRGNVFVACRQAIHADARGLTRTVWDDPRDSWNLLAKAERVGYRGEQWRTRYPLLHGIMEDDPMLPKGNVIEHNVAVGCDQWLHVNDGMDQHMDLLTFRNNLQLETDQLDEVGVVEDDQFTLQPRRSLADRVPVVRTIPFHSIGPR; encoded by the coding sequence ATGAAGCGCCTGAAGCTAAGCCTGCCAAGCGCCCTGCTCGCGGCGGTCGTGTGCGGATTCGCCCCGACGCAGGCGGCGGGGAGTGAATGGCGCCTCGCTCCGCATGGGGACGACCGTGCCGCCGGGACGGCCGACGCGCCGCTGGCGAGCCTGCACGAGGCCCTGCAGCGGCTTCGCACTTGGCGCCAAGCGGACGTATCGAACATCGACGCCGTGGCGACGATCCGCTTGACTGCGGGCGACTATCCGATTCGCCAGACGGTGGAATTGCGAGGCCGACATTCGCGCGTCGAGATCTGCCGGGAGGGTCCGGGCCCCGTGCGGCTGCTCGCCGGGACTACGATCCCCGGGTCGGCCTGGAGGCCTGCGGCCGGCGGTCCCGCGGCGGAGATCGCCGACGAGATTCGTTCGCACGTGCTGCAAGTCGACCTCGCCGCGTTGGGAGTCGGGCCGCTTCCGGAACTTCCGCCAAGCTGGCACGGCGCTTGGCCGGCGCCGGAGTTGTACTTCGGCGGCAAACCGATGACCCCCGCCCGCTGGCCGAACGAGGGCTGGGCCGAATTCGACGAAGTCGTCCGCCGCGATGCGGTCGACGCCTCGCGCGGCGCCGGCGGCACGATCGTCTACGCCGGCCCGCGCCCGGACCGATGGAACGTCGAACGCGGCGCGTGGCTCCACGGATATTGGAGTCGCGACTGGGCCGACGAGGTGCTTCAGATCGCCGAAATCGACCTCTCCAAGAAGCGGCTCGCGCTGGCGGCAAAACATCGCTTTGACTTCCCTGAGGACGCCTGGTTGAAGCGGTTTCCCCGGCGATACTACGCGGTGCACGTTCTGGCCGAACTCGACGCGCCCGGCGAGTGGTGGCTCGACCGAACGGCGAACGTCCTCTACTTCTATCCGCCCGGATCCGTCGCCGAAGAGGAAACGCTGCTGTCCGACTTGGACGCCCCGATCGTTACCGTCCGCGGCGCCGCGCACGTCACGCTGCGGGGCCTGACGCTCGAAGGAGGCCACGGCGACGGATTCGACGTGCGAGGTTGCCGCGACGTGGTCGTGGCCCAGTGCACGGTCCGGAATCTGGGCGGGTATGGAGCCGTCGTCCGCGACTCGTTCGATTGCCGGATCGAGCGATGCCAGTTGCACCAGCTAGGTCGCGGGGGGGTCGACCTCGACTGCGGCGTGCGCAAGACGCTCGTCTGCGGCAATTGCTCGGTCCTCGATTGCCGCATCCGCGAATTCGGCCGCCTGCAGCGCACCTACGCCCCGGGCGTGCGTCTCCATGGCGTCGGCAATCGCGTCGCCCACAACGAAATCGCCTTCGCCCCCCACTCGGCCGTCATTTACGGCGGCAACGAGCACGTGATCGAACTGAACGAGGTGCATCATGTCGCCTTGGAGACGTCGGACGTCGGAGCGATCTACACCGGGCGCGATTGGGCGAGCCGCGGCAACGTCGTCCGTCACAATTTCATTCACCACCTGACCAGCTTCGGACAGGTCGGCGCCATGGGAGTCTATCTCGACGACTGCGACAGCGGCGACACGATTGCGGGGAACGTCTTCTACCGCGCGAGTCGGGCCACGTTCATCGGCGGCGGACGCGACAATCTCGTCCGCGGCAACGTTTTCGTCGCGTGCCGACAGGCGATTCACGCCGACGCTCGCGGACTGACGCGCACGGTCTGGGACGATCCCCGCGACAGTTGGAACCTGCTGGCGAAAGCGGAGCGCGTCGGCTACCGCGGAGAGCAATGGCGCACGCGTTACCCGCTGCTTCATGGCATTATGGAGGACGACCCCATGCTTCCCAAGGGCAACGTCATCGAGCACAACGTGGCCGTCGGTTGCGACCAATGGCTTCACGTGAACGACGGCATGGACCAGCACATGGACCTCTTGACGTTTCGCAACAACTTGCAACTGGAGACGGACCAGCTTGACGAAGTCGGGGTCGTCGAGGACGACCAGTTCACGCTGCAGCCGCGTCGGTCCCTCGCCGACCGCGTCCCGGTCGTCAGGACCATTCCGTTTCACAGCATCGGCCCGCGATGA
- a CDS encoding right-handed parallel beta-helix repeat-containing protein: protein MQTTSSPQTIRPSDQRADALRLRLAIVGATAWALACAQPSTAATWHVDSQTTINAALAGANPGDVIVVKNGTYDFPVRINGKHGTAANPITFQAESIGGVTFTGSSLGDSAKLRLERDYWTLDGFNFDNVKIPGTSSSDKMTVVRLRGASNNVLRNLTIVDCGLSSPNPADNASNNTMFLHLTLGSKNNVVERSQFLNNNKNIVVRVGGGATDPDNTDNLFRYNYWSGHAGFETLQLSWGSSADVAYRTTVEHNLWKDNASSSELVSSKSSQNVFRYNTFDHNNDQLVLRAGDDNVVDSNYFLNGRGIRAYGSGHTVTNNYFEGFYGPETGNLKGGMILGAGRESEVPYEPFRDALVANNTIVNTGDFSLIYGQFYGSTVSGAFIDTPPSGNEIRDNLIVNNAGQAIRRENNAPDVSNQWSGNVVWSTGSGTPGYTPPGVGVGVDPGLVLDPVGFRESSQFPLVGAQLDFRPLTVSDVGPGSTYLASFAGDFDGDNVVDGRDFLAWQRNHGGFAAGDAADLAVWRDRFGRTYGGAIAATTSLTTQPVPEPPAATLAALAFGMLATAGLRLVAVGQAAAAGAVARVSS from the coding sequence ATGCAAACGACGTCATCGCCGCAAACGATTCGACCCTCGGACCAGCGGGCCGACGCCCTGCGGCTGCGCCTCGCGATCGTCGGGGCGACGGCCTGGGCGCTCGCGTGCGCACAGCCGTCGACCGCCGCCACGTGGCACGTCGACAGCCAAACGACGATCAACGCCGCGCTCGCCGGCGCCAATCCGGGGGACGTCATCGTCGTCAAGAACGGCACGTACGACTTCCCCGTGCGGATCAACGGCAAGCACGGCACGGCCGCAAATCCGATCACGTTTCAGGCCGAGTCGATCGGCGGGGTGACGTTCACCGGCAGCAGTCTCGGCGATAGCGCCAAGCTGCGGCTGGAACGGGATTACTGGACGCTCGACGGGTTCAACTTCGACAACGTCAAAATCCCCGGCACGAGCTCGTCGGACAAAATGACGGTCGTCCGACTTCGGGGAGCCAGCAACAACGTGCTGCGCAATCTGACGATCGTCGACTGCGGTCTCAGCAGCCCGAACCCCGCCGACAACGCGTCGAACAACACGATGTTCCTCCATCTCACCCTGGGATCGAAGAACAACGTCGTCGAACGGAGCCAGTTTCTGAACAACAACAAGAACATCGTCGTCCGCGTCGGCGGCGGCGCGACCGATCCCGACAACACCGACAATCTGTTCCGGTACAACTACTGGAGCGGTCACGCCGGGTTCGAGACGTTGCAGTTGAGTTGGGGGTCGTCCGCCGACGTCGCGTATCGGACCACCGTGGAGCACAACCTGTGGAAGGACAACGCCAGTTCGTCGGAGCTCGTCTCCTCGAAGAGCTCGCAGAACGTGTTCCGCTACAACACGTTCGACCACAATAACGACCAACTCGTCCTGCGCGCCGGCGACGACAACGTCGTCGACTCGAATTACTTCCTTAACGGCCGCGGGATCCGAGCCTACGGCTCCGGTCATACCGTCACCAACAACTACTTCGAGGGGTTCTACGGACCGGAAACAGGCAATCTCAAGGGGGGGATGATCCTCGGCGCCGGGAGAGAGTCGGAGGTCCCCTACGAACCGTTCCGCGACGCGCTGGTGGCGAACAACACGATCGTCAACACGGGCGACTTCAGCCTCATTTACGGGCAGTTCTACGGCAGCACCGTCAGCGGAGCGTTCATCGACACGCCCCCCTCCGGCAACGAGATTCGCGACAACCTGATCGTGAACAACGCGGGCCAAGCGATTCGCCGCGAGAACAACGCCCCCGACGTCTCGAATCAGTGGTCGGGCAACGTCGTGTGGTCGACCGGGTCAGGGACTCCGGGCTATACGCCGCCAGGAGTCGGCGTCGGCGTCGATCCGGGACTCGTGCTCGATCCGGTCGGTTTCCGCGAATCGAGCCAGTTTCCGCTGGTTGGCGCGCAGCTTGATTTCCGCCCGCTCACGGTGAGCGACGTCGGGCCGGGAAGCACCTACTTGGCCTCCTTCGCGGGAGACTTCGACGGCGACAACGTCGTCGACGGACGCGACTTCCTCGCTTGGCAGCGAAACCACGGCGGATTCGCGGCGGGCGACGCCGCCGACTTGGCCGTGTGGCGGGACCGATTCGGTCGCACTTATGGAGGGGCGATCGCAGCGACGACGAGCCTGACGACGCAGCCTGTCCCCGAGCCCCCTGCGGCGACATTGGCGGCGCTCGCATTCGGGATGCTCGCGACGGCGGGTCTGCGGCTTGTCGCCGTCGGCCAAGCCGCCGCTGCGGGCGCTGTTGCGCGTGTCTCGAGTTAG